A window of the Streptomyces sp. NBC_01351 genome harbors these coding sequences:
- a CDS encoding peptidase → MSVENELNEVQSLAADSGFESYPVAPGYRVNVRSGPGTNYSIVKVLPYDAIVWIRCQCPGTTITGPYGTTNLWDCIGNGQFVSDAYVKTGSDGYVANRCG, encoded by the coding sequence ATGTCGGTTGAGAACGAGCTCAACGAAGTCCAGAGCCTGGCCGCGGACTCGGGCTTCGAGTCGTATCCGGTGGCTCCGGGGTACCGCGTGAACGTGCGAAGCGGACCGGGCACGAACTATTCGATCGTGAAGGTCCTTCCCTACGACGCCATCGTGTGGATCCGCTGCCAGTGCCCGGGAACGACGATCACGGGCCCGTACGGCACCACGAACCTCTGGGACTGCATCGGCAACGGCCAGTTCGTCTCGGACGCGTACGTGAAGACGGGCAGCGACGGCTACGTAGCCAACCGCTGCGGCTGA
- a CDS encoding ABC transporter permease → MNASRTLATAARVLRQLRHDPRSIALMLLVPVLMLTLLRFVFDGSPRTFDSIGASLLGIFPLITMFLVTSIATLRERTSGTLERLLAMPLGKGDLIAGYALAFGAVAVVQSLLATGLALWLLGLDVVGSPWLLLLVALLDALLGTALGLFVSAFAASEFQAVQFMPAVIFPQLLLCGLFAARDTMHPVLEAISNVLPMSYAVDGMTQVLTHTDMTADFVRDAVIVAACALLVLALGAATLRRRTP, encoded by the coding sequence ATGAACGCGTCCCGCACCCTCGCCACCGCCGCCCGCGTCCTGCGCCAGCTCCGCCACGACCCGCGCTCCATCGCGCTGATGCTGCTGGTACCCGTCCTGATGCTGACCCTGCTGCGCTTCGTCTTCGACGGCAGCCCCCGCACCTTCGACAGCATCGGCGCGTCGCTCCTCGGGATCTTCCCCCTCATCACCATGTTCCTGGTGACGTCCATCGCGACCCTCCGCGAGCGTACCTCCGGCACCCTCGAACGCCTCCTCGCCATGCCCCTGGGCAAGGGCGACCTCATCGCCGGCTACGCCCTCGCCTTCGGCGCCGTCGCCGTCGTCCAGTCCCTCCTCGCCACCGGCCTCGCCCTCTGGCTCCTCGGCCTCGACGTCGTCGGCTCCCCCTGGCTGCTCCTGCTCGTCGCCCTCCTCGACGCCCTCCTCGGTACCGCGCTGGGCCTCTTCGTCTCCGCCTTCGCGGCCTCCGAGTTCCAGGCCGTCCAGTTCATGCCGGCCGTGATCTTCCCCCAGCTCCTCCTGTGCGGACTCTTCGCGGCCCGCGACACCATGCACCCCGTCCTCGAAGCCATCTCGAACGTGCTGCCCATGTCCTACGCCGTCGACGGCATGACCCAGGTCCTCACCCACACCGACATGACCGCCGACTTCGTCCGCGACGCCGTCATCGTCGCCGCCTGCGCCCTGCTCGTACTCGCCCTGGGCGCCGCCACCCTCCGCCGCCGCACCCCGTGA
- a CDS encoding ABC transporter ATP-binding protein produces the protein MMNNQREGAPPAIHATALTVRRGTGRAPRTVIDSIAFDVPRGRITGLLGPSGCGKSTLMRAIVGTQANVTGTLDVLGRPAGHPELRSLIGYVTQAPSVYDDLTVRQNLDYFAAILDPPPATAGGTPRRPAAERRAETVREAITDVDLTTHADALAGNLSGGQRSRVSLAVALLGTPELLVLDEPTVGLDPVLRRDLWNLFHEIADTRGATLLVSSHVMDEAERCHDLLLMREGRILAQDTPDALRTRTHSDTVEEGFLRLVDEANAAAAQEAQR, from the coding sequence ATGATGAATAACCAGCGTGAGGGGGCGCCCCCCGCAATCCACGCCACCGCCCTCACCGTCCGTCGCGGCACCGGCCGTGCCCCCCGCACCGTCATCGACTCCATCGCCTTCGACGTCCCCCGCGGCCGCATCACCGGCCTCCTCGGCCCCTCCGGCTGCGGGAAATCCACCCTCATGCGCGCCATCGTCGGCACCCAGGCCAACGTCACCGGCACCCTCGACGTCCTCGGCCGCCCCGCCGGCCACCCCGAGCTCCGCTCCCTCATCGGCTACGTCACCCAGGCGCCCTCCGTCTACGACGACCTCACCGTCCGGCAGAACCTCGACTACTTCGCCGCGATCCTCGACCCTCCCCCAGCTACCGCTGGGGGGACCCCCCGCCGCCCAGCGGCGGAACGCCGCGCCGAAACAGTCCGCGAGGCCATCACCGACGTCGACCTCACCACCCACGCCGACGCCCTCGCCGGAAACCTCTCCGGCGGCCAGCGCAGCCGCGTCTCCCTCGCCGTCGCCCTGCTCGGCACCCCCGAGCTGCTCGTCCTCGACGAACCCACCGTCGGCCTCGACCCCGTCCTGCGCCGCGACCTCTGGAACCTCTTCCACGAGATCGCCGACACCCGCGGCGCCACCCTCCTCGTCTCCTCCCACGTCATGGACGAAGCCGAGCGCTGCCACGACCTGCTCCTCATGCGCGAGGGCCGGATCCTCGCCCAGGACACCCCCGACGCCCTGCGCACCCGCACCCACTCCGACACCGTCGAAGAAGGCTTCCTCCGCCTCGTCGACGAGGCCAACGCCGCCGCCGCCCAGGAGGCCCAGCGATGA
- a CDS encoding peptidase, with the protein MVPAIALAGAGSASAESGYQSYPVAPGVQLKVRSGPGTNYSVVKVLTLGAWVTIRCQCEGTTISGPYGTTNLWDCIGNGQFVSDAYVKTGSDGYVAAHCG; encoded by the coding sequence ATGGTCCCGGCCATTGCGCTGGCGGGTGCCGGCTCGGCATCGGCCGAGAGCGGCTACCAGTCCTATCCGGTCGCGCCCGGTGTTCAGCTGAAGGTGCGCAGCGGTCCGGGCACCAACTACTCGGTGGTCAAGGTTCTGACCCTCGGAGCCTGGGTCACGATCCGCTGCCAGTGCGAGGGCACCACCATCTCGGGCCCGTACGGTACGACGAACCTCTGGGACTGCATCGGCAACGGCCAGTTCGTCTCGGACGCGTATGTGAAGACGGGCAGCGACGGCTACGTCGCCGCGCACTGCGGCTGA
- a CDS encoding serine/threonine-protein kinase, giving the protein MHSLRAERAGFPEYAGQYRLESVLGSGGMGVVHLATSDSGLRLAVKVVHAEHAVDPEFRARFRQEVAAARRVSGAFTAPVVDADPDAERPWMATLFIDAPTLAERVREQLLDAAEAARLGAGLAEALRDIHRVGVVHRDLKPSNVLMAPDGVRVIDFGISRPTDSDLRTETGKLIGTPPFMAPEQFQRPKEVGPAADVFAMGAVLVHAVTGHGPFDSDSHYLVAYQVVHNEPDLAGVPPALAPIVAACLAKDPADRPSPDALLLELRAAAYPTGEETRAFIPQPRRPTAEESKPAAEQDTHRRARIATDPLPAGVRRRWRAAALLGTGLLLTGGAVGGYLQLPDEPGPSVRTSGSGRPPDNQAVSPWVTSLEGQGRDNRVVSCSWTGGALYCSTPSLAAARLDPANGSVTWSLKAARPGADSQPPQYAGGLVLTVAAGSQTVQALDPVSGTQRWQTPLPAGGQVVPVGGAVLLSGGDGRVTALDTATGATRWTKQIGGVGSLWLAGPQDPDGCVLYVATPAGDGKSTRVSAVDCSNGTVRWQQRTTGTAEPIGVSQGALHLLLHDATGSRTRGVMRMDLRTRSVKETPLLANLLQAQGAVDANGVVYLSGASGTLAAVGPDKERWRLETGVAVASRPVPDGGRLYMTAVDGRLLAVDSAAGLLVGQTKARMGDGHSYTATIPAPVVADGRVFGAAPDGSVFAVDALNPAGW; this is encoded by the coding sequence GTGCACTCACTGCGTGCGGAACGGGCCGGGTTTCCGGAGTACGCCGGGCAGTACCGGCTGGAATCGGTGCTGGGTTCCGGCGGCATGGGGGTGGTACATCTGGCCACCTCCGACTCCGGGCTGCGGCTCGCGGTCAAGGTCGTACACGCCGAACACGCGGTGGATCCGGAGTTCAGGGCCCGCTTCCGGCAGGAGGTCGCGGCCGCGCGGCGGGTGAGCGGGGCGTTCACCGCGCCCGTCGTCGACGCGGACCCCGATGCTGAGCGACCGTGGATGGCCACCCTCTTCATCGACGCCCCGACCCTCGCCGAACGAGTACGGGAACAATTGCTCGACGCGGCCGAGGCGGCCCGGCTCGGTGCCGGGCTGGCGGAGGCGCTGCGGGACATCCACCGGGTGGGGGTCGTGCACCGCGATCTGAAGCCGAGCAACGTCCTGATGGCGCCCGATGGGGTGCGCGTCATCGACTTCGGGATCTCCCGGCCGACCGACAGCGATCTACGGACCGAGACCGGGAAGCTGATCGGGACGCCGCCCTTCATGGCGCCCGAGCAGTTCCAGCGACCGAAGGAGGTCGGACCGGCCGCGGACGTGTTCGCGATGGGCGCCGTACTGGTGCACGCGGTGACCGGGCACGGGCCCTTCGACTCCGACAGCCACTACCTGGTCGCGTACCAGGTGGTGCACAACGAACCCGATCTCGCCGGGGTGCCGCCCGCGCTCGCGCCGATCGTCGCCGCGTGCCTCGCGAAGGATCCGGCCGACCGGCCCTCCCCCGACGCTCTGCTGCTCGAACTGCGGGCCGCCGCGTATCCGACCGGCGAGGAGACCCGGGCCTTCATTCCGCAGCCGCGACGGCCGACGGCTGAGGAGTCGAAGCCGGCGGCCGAGCAGGACACCCACCGACGGGCCCGGATCGCGACGGATCCCCTTCCCGCCGGCGTCCGGCGACGGTGGCGCGCAGCCGCGCTGCTCGGAACGGGCCTGCTGCTCACCGGCGGGGCCGTCGGCGGCTACTTGCAGCTCCCGGACGAGCCAGGACCGTCCGTTCGGACATCCGGCTCGGGTCGACCGCCGGACAACCAGGCCGTCAGCCCGTGGGTCACCTCGTTGGAAGGACAAGGCCGGGACAACCGGGTCGTGTCCTGCTCCTGGACCGGTGGCGCCCTGTACTGCTCGACCCCCAGCCTGGCCGCCGCGCGGCTGGACCCGGCGAACGGCTCCGTCACCTGGTCACTGAAGGCAGCGAGGCCCGGCGCCGACAGCCAGCCCCCGCAGTACGCGGGAGGGCTCGTCCTCACTGTGGCCGCAGGCAGCCAGACCGTCCAAGCCCTCGATCCGGTGTCTGGCACACAGCGCTGGCAGACGCCGCTGCCGGCCGGCGGACAGGTCGTACCCGTCGGCGGTGCCGTACTCCTGTCGGGCGGAGACGGCAGGGTCACCGCCCTCGACACCGCGACCGGAGCCACCCGCTGGACGAAGCAGATCGGCGGGGTGGGATCCCTGTGGCTCGCGGGCCCGCAGGATCCGGACGGTTGCGTGCTCTACGTGGCCACCCCGGCGGGCGACGGCAAGTCGACCCGGGTCTCGGCGGTGGACTGCTCGAACGGCACCGTGCGTTGGCAGCAGCGCACGACCGGCACTGCCGAGCCGATCGGGGTCTCACAGGGCGCTCTGCACCTGCTGCTCCACGACGCCACCGGATCACGGACCCGCGGAGTCATGCGGATGGATCTCCGTACGCGGTCCGTGAAGGAGACACCCCTCCTGGCGAACCTCCTCCAAGCGCAGGGCGCCGTGGACGCGAACGGAGTGGTGTACCTCTCCGGCGCTTCGGGCACCCTGGCCGCCGTGGGCCCGGACAAGGAGCGGTGGCGCCTGGAAACGGGGGTGGCCGTCGCCTCCCGTCCCGTACCCGACGGTGGACGCCTCTACATGACGGCTGTGGACGGCCGGCTCCTGGCCGTGGACTCGGCGGCCGGCCTGCTCGTCGGCCAGACCAAGGCACGCATGGGTGACGGGCACTCCTACACCGCCACCATCCCCGCCCCCGTCGTCGCCGACGGCCGGGTGTTCGGGGCCGCGCCCGACGGGTCCGTCTTCGCCGTGGACGCACTGAACCCCGCCGGGTGGTGA
- the proC gene encoding pyrroline-5-carboxylate reductase, with translation MTQTVAVLGTGKIGEALLSGMIRGGWPASKLLVTARRSERAEELRTRYGVEAVSNAEAAKRADTLILTVKPQDMGKLLDELAPHVPVDRLVISGAAGIPTSFFEERLSPGTPVVRVMTNTPALVDEAMSVISAGSHATAEHLAHTEEIFGGVGKTLRVPESQQDAATALSGSGPAYFYFLVEAMTDAGILLGLPRAQAHDLIVQAAIGAAVMLRDSGEHPVKLREAVTSPAGTTINAIVELEKHGVRAALIAALEAARDRSRELASGNS, from the coding sequence ATGACCCAGACAGTCGCAGTCCTCGGTACCGGCAAGATCGGCGAGGCCCTGCTCAGCGGGATGATCCGCGGCGGCTGGCCCGCCTCGAAGCTCCTCGTCACCGCCCGCCGCTCCGAGCGCGCCGAGGAACTCCGTACGCGCTACGGCGTCGAGGCCGTCTCCAACGCCGAGGCCGCCAAGCGCGCCGACACCCTCATCCTCACGGTCAAGCCGCAGGACATGGGCAAGCTCCTCGACGAGCTCGCCCCGCACGTCCCCGTCGACCGCCTGGTCATCAGCGGCGCCGCGGGCATCCCCACCTCCTTCTTCGAGGAACGGCTCAGCCCCGGCACCCCCGTCGTCCGCGTCATGACGAACACCCCCGCGCTCGTCGACGAGGCCATGTCCGTCATCTCGGCCGGCAGCCACGCCACCGCCGAGCACCTCGCCCACACCGAGGAGATCTTCGGCGGCGTGGGCAAGACCCTGCGCGTCCCCGAGTCCCAGCAGGACGCGGCCACCGCCCTCTCCGGATCCGGGCCCGCCTACTTCTACTTCCTCGTCGAGGCCATGACCGACGCGGGCATCCTGCTCGGCCTGCCCCGCGCCCAGGCCCACGACCTGATCGTCCAGGCCGCCATCGGCGCCGCCGTGATGCTCCGCGACAGCGGCGAGCACCCCGTCAAGCTCCGCGAGGCCGTCACCTCCCCGGCCGGTACGACCATCAACGCCATCGTCGAGCTGGAGAAGCACGGCGTGCGCGCGGCCCTCATCGCCGCCCTCGAAGCAGCCCGCGACCGCAGCCGCGAACTCGCCTCCGGCAACAGCTGA
- the trpS gene encoding tryptophan--tRNA ligase, with amino-acid sequence MTTRIFSGVKPTGHLTLGNYLGAVRQWVAADQEPDEALFCVVDLHALTVEHDPARVRRLSRQAATVLLAAGLSPAKCTLFVQSHVDEHTRLAYLLECTASDGELRRMIQYKEKAAKAQASGEGVRLSLLTYPVLMAADILAYGTEEVPVGEDQRQHVELTRDLAVRFNQRYGHTFTVPKATHPTVAARVMDLQEPTSKMGKSHDSRAGIVYLLDEAEVVRKKVMRAVTDSGDGGVVYDRDSRPGVANLLDILAACSGGDPAVLATEYSGYGDLKRDVADAVVELLRPVRERHAELAADPAEVEKVLREGAGRARELARPVVDRAYRAIGLLEP; translated from the coding sequence ATGACGACGAGGATCTTCAGCGGGGTCAAGCCGACCGGGCACCTGACGTTGGGCAACTACCTGGGGGCCGTGCGGCAGTGGGTCGCGGCCGACCAGGAGCCGGACGAGGCGCTGTTCTGCGTCGTGGATCTGCACGCGCTGACCGTCGAGCACGATCCAGCGCGCGTACGGAGGCTGAGCCGGCAGGCGGCCACGGTGTTGCTTGCCGCCGGGCTGTCGCCGGCGAAGTGCACCTTGTTCGTGCAGAGCCACGTGGACGAACACACACGGCTGGCGTACCTGCTGGAGTGCACCGCCTCCGACGGGGAGCTGCGGCGGATGATCCAGTACAAGGAGAAGGCGGCGAAGGCGCAGGCCTCCGGCGAGGGGGTACGGCTGTCGCTGCTCACCTATCCCGTGCTGATGGCCGCCGATATTTTGGCGTACGGGACGGAGGAAGTGCCCGTCGGAGAGGACCAGCGGCAGCACGTCGAGCTGACGCGGGATCTCGCGGTGCGGTTCAACCAGCGGTACGGGCATACCTTCACCGTGCCCAAGGCCACGCACCCGACGGTGGCCGCGCGGGTGATGGACCTGCAGGAGCCGACTTCGAAGATGGGGAAGTCCCACGACAGTCGGGCGGGGATCGTCTACCTGCTGGACGAGGCGGAGGTCGTGCGCAAGAAGGTGATGCGGGCCGTCACCGACAGCGGGGACGGCGGAGTGGTCTACGACCGGGACTCGCGGCCGGGGGTCGCGAACCTGCTGGACATCCTCGCGGCGTGCTCCGGCGGTGATCCGGCCGTGCTCGCCACGGAGTACAGCGGGTACGGGGACCTCAAGCGGGACGTAGCCGACGCGGTGGTGGAGCTGCTGCGGCCGGTGCGGGAGCGGCACGCCGAGCTGGCGGCCGATCCGGCGGAGGTGGAGAAGGTGCTGCGGGAGGGCGCGGGGCGGGCGCGGGAGCTGGCCCGGCCCGTGGTGGACCGGGCGTACCGGGCGATCGGGCTGCTGGAGCCGTGA